One Cynocephalus volans isolate mCynVol1 chromosome 7, mCynVol1.pri, whole genome shotgun sequence genomic region harbors:
- the LOC134382159 gene encoding interferon-induced protein with tetratricopeptide repeats 1-like: MSKNAEDRQVKDSLAQLRCHFTWKFLIENSEIPDLENRVLDEIEFLDTKYNVGIHNMLAYVKHLKGQNEKALESLKEAEDLIQRDHANQSDMRSLVTWGNYAWVCYHLGRLAEAQTYLDKVESTCEKLASPFRYRMECPEMDCEEGWALLKCGGQNYERAKACFEKALEADPENAEFSIGYAITTYHLDGFNAAKKRTEGFSLHPLRQAIRLNPEDAYIKVLLALKLQEVGQEAEGEKYIEEALTNKSSQTYVFRYAAKFYRKKGSLDKALQLLKTALQATPDSVFLHHQIGCCYRQQMIEMKEAAKLQPSREDEENADRMMRLAIYHFELAIQKKPTFTIAYMDLANMYREQGEHQKVEDTYQKALTLHDGDKSRLQEVHYRYGCFLQCHKQSENDAITYYLKALYIEPQSNARQKILSALENLVNWRVDQNKTDVESLNLLALVHRLKEGRE, translated from the coding sequence taagaatgctgaagatcgTCAGGTCAAGGATAGCCTGGCTCAATTGAGATGTCACTTTACATGGAAGTTTCTAATTGAAAACTCTGAAATACCTGATTTAGAAAACAGGGTCTTGGATGAGATTGAGTTCCTAGACACCAAGTACAATGTGGGAATACACAACATGCTGGCCTATGTGAAGCACCTGAAAGGCCAGAATGAGAAAGCCTTGGAGAGCTTGAAAGAAGCCGAAGACTTAATCCAGCGAGATCATGCCAACCAATCGGACATGAGAAGCCTGGTGACCTGGGGCAACTATGCCTGGGTGTGCTACCACCTGGGAAGACTGGCAGAAGCCCAGACATACCTGGACAAGGTGGAGAGCACTTGTGAGAAGTTGGCAAGTCCCTTCCGCTATAGAATGGAGTGTCCTGAGATGGACTGTGAGGAAGGATGGGCCTTGCTGAAGTGTGGAGGACAGAATTATGAACGGGCCAAGGCCTGCTTTGAAAAAGCTCTGGAAGCAGACCCTGAAAACGCTGAATTCAGCATCGGGTATGCAATTACCACCTATCATCTGGATGGCTTTAATGCAGCAAAAAAACGCACGGAGGGGTTTTCTTTGCACCCCCTAAGGCAGGCCATCAGGCTAAATCCAGAAGATGCATATATTAAGGTTCTCCTTGCACTGaagcttcaggaagtaggacaagaagctgaaggagaaaagTACATTGAGGAAGCTCTGACCAACAAGTCCTCACAGACTTATGTCTTTCGATATGCAGCCAAGTTTTACCGAAAAAAAGGCTCTCTGGATAAAGCTCTGCAGCTCTTAAAAACGGCCTTGCAGGCAACACCTGACTCCGTCTTCCTGCATCACCAGATAGGGTGTTGCTACAGACAACAAATGATCGAAATGAAGGAAGCTGCAAAGTTGCAGCCTAGCAGAgaggatgaagaaaatgcagacaGAATGATGAGATTAGCCATATATCATTTTGAACTTGCTATACAGAAAAAGCCCACATTTACAATAGCGTATATGGATTTAGCCAACATGTATAGAGAGCAAGGTGAACATCAAAAGGTTGAGGACACGTACCAGAAAGCACTCACCCTACATGATGGTGATAAGAGCCGATTGCAGGAGGTCCATTATCGTTATGGCTGCTTTCTGCAATGTCACAAGCAATCTGAAAATGATGCAATTACCTACTATTTAAAAGCACTATACATAGAACCACAGTCAAATGCTAGACAAAAAATTCTCAGTGCTTTAGAGAACTTGGTTAACTGGCGAGTTGATCAGAATAAAACTGATGTGGAGAGTTTAAATCTGCTTGCGCTCGTGCACAGATTGAAAGAGGGAAGAGAGTGA